A single Calidifontibacter indicus DNA region contains:
- a CDS encoding FAD-linked oxidase C-terminal domain-containing protein: protein MSTPSGPIAAVIERLRSALPHSQVLTDPAQLASYDCDGLLVHRVRPAVVALTDDAEQVRAAVQACADLDVPFVARGSGTGLSGGALPHADGVLIVMSGFREIKEISAADHRAVVDPGVINLSVTQASSPEGYYFAPDPSSQQICSIGGNVAENSGGAHCLKYGFTSNHVLAAEVVMPDGSAVRLGQRAPDAPGYDLLGAFVGSEGTLGVTTEVTVKLLRSAESVQTFLAGFESTDAAGAATSAIIAAGIVPAAIEMMDALAIEAAEAAVACNYPARAGAVLVVELDGPTVEVEAESLAAQQMCRDAGAFEIRLAADAEERAAIWRGRKSAFAAVGRISPDYIVQDGVIPRTKLSEVLHRMGELAAEKGVRVANVFHAGDGNLHPLVLFDGGVPGESERAEEVSGAILDLCLEHGGSITGEHGVGFDKAKHMPKMFTEVDLDTMQRVRCAFDPHGLSNPGKIYPTPRLCGEVPRKRSANDPNPYEGKAEIF from the coding sequence ATGTCTACCCCGAGCGGGCCGATCGCAGCCGTCATCGAGCGGCTGCGGTCGGCCCTGCCGCATTCGCAGGTGTTGACCGACCCCGCGCAACTGGCGTCGTACGACTGTGACGGCCTGCTCGTGCACCGCGTGCGTCCCGCCGTGGTTGCGCTCACCGACGACGCGGAGCAGGTGCGCGCGGCGGTGCAGGCGTGCGCCGACCTCGACGTGCCGTTCGTCGCCCGGGGGTCCGGCACCGGCCTGTCCGGTGGCGCGCTGCCGCACGCCGACGGCGTCCTGATCGTGATGAGTGGGTTCCGGGAGATCAAGGAGATCTCTGCCGCCGACCATCGCGCAGTGGTCGACCCTGGCGTGATCAATCTTTCTGTGACACAAGCGAGTTCGCCCGAGGGATACTACTTCGCGCCCGATCCGTCGAGCCAGCAGATCTGCTCGATCGGCGGCAACGTGGCCGAGAACTCCGGCGGCGCCCACTGCCTGAAGTACGGCTTCACCAGCAACCACGTGCTCGCCGCCGAGGTCGTCATGCCCGACGGCTCCGCGGTGCGGCTCGGGCAGCGGGCCCCCGATGCTCCCGGCTACGACCTGCTGGGCGCATTCGTCGGGTCGGAGGGCACGCTCGGCGTGACCACCGAGGTCACGGTGAAGCTGTTGCGCAGCGCCGAGTCGGTGCAGACCTTCCTGGCCGGGTTCGAGTCGACCGACGCCGCGGGAGCGGCGACCTCGGCGATCATCGCCGCGGGCATCGTGCCGGCCGCGATCGAGATGATGGACGCCCTCGCCATCGAGGCGGCCGAGGCGGCGGTCGCCTGCAACTACCCCGCGCGAGCGGGGGCGGTGCTGGTCGTCGAACTCGATGGCCCGACTGTCGAGGTCGAGGCCGAATCGCTTGCCGCACAACAGATGTGCCGCGACGCCGGCGCATTCGAGATCCGGCTGGCGGCCGACGCCGAGGAGCGCGCGGCGATCTGGCGCGGCCGAAAGTCGGCCTTCGCCGCGGTCGGTCGCATCTCCCCCGATTACATCGTGCAGGACGGCGTCATCCCGCGCACCAAGCTCTCGGAGGTGCTGCACCGGATGGGTGAACTCGCTGCCGAAAAGGGAGTGCGCGTCGCGAACGTGTTCCATGCGGGCGACGGGAACCTCCACCCTCTGGTGCTCTTCGACGGTGGCGTGCCCGGCGAGAGCGAACGCGCCGAGGAGGTGTCCGGAGCGATCCTCGACCTGTGCCTGGAACACGGCGGATCGATCACCGGCGAGCACGGTGTGGGCTTCGACAAAGCGAAGCACATGCCGAAGATGTTCACCGAAGTCGATCTCGACACCATGCAGCGGGTGCGCTGTGCCTTCGATCCGCACGGACTGTCGAACCCCGGCAAGATCTACCCGACGCCGCGGCTGTGCGGCGAGGTGCCGCGCAAGCGGTCGGCGAACGATCCGAACCCCTACGAGGGCAAGGCGGAAATCTTCTGA
- the aceB gene encoding malate synthase A — MSTLKLPDGVEVTGPVKDRYEEILSPKALELIAKLHRKLNARRLELLAAREERVKKVAAGEDLDFLPETKNIREDDSWKVAPLAPGLEDRRVEMTGPTDRKMTINALNSGAKAWLADQEDANTPMWGNVVQGPMNLMDALDGTIDFTSPEGKEYKLVEPEKQPTIIVRPRGWHLPEKHILVDGEETSGSLVDFALYLTACGQKQIDRGKGPYFYCPKMESHLEARLWNDAFVIGQDFLGIPQGTIRATCLIETFPAAFEMEEILYELRDHSSGLNAGRWDYLFSVIKTYRTRGADFIVPDRNTVTMTVPFMRAYTELLVRTCHKRGASAIGGMAAFIPSKDEAVNKNAFEKLNADKSREANDGFDGSWVAHPGMVQACDEVFSAKFAEGKTNQLDNLREDVEVTAAQLLDVKSTPGEVTEAGLRANIDIALQYLRSWLAGRGAVGIHNLMEDAATAEISRSQIWQQIKNEVTTADTGKLITKELVLELIDEVIAELPGEASDYDDAKETFLEVAVADDYANFLTLPAYERMP; from the coding sequence ATGTCCACCTTGAAGCTGCCGGATGGCGTCGAAGTCACCGGTCCGGTGAAGGACCGTTACGAGGAGATCCTTTCCCCCAAGGCGCTCGAACTGATCGCCAAGCTGCACCGTAAGCTCAACGCTCGTCGCCTCGAGCTCCTCGCCGCGCGCGAGGAGAGGGTGAAGAAGGTCGCCGCCGGCGAAGACCTCGACTTCCTGCCCGAGACCAAGAACATCCGTGAGGACGACAGCTGGAAGGTCGCCCCGCTCGCGCCGGGCTTGGAGGACCGACGCGTCGAGATGACCGGTCCGACCGACCGCAAGATGACGATCAACGCCCTCAACTCCGGTGCCAAGGCCTGGCTGGCCGACCAGGAGGACGCCAACACCCCAATGTGGGGCAACGTCGTCCAGGGTCCGATGAACCTGATGGACGCCCTTGACGGCACCATCGACTTCACCAGCCCGGAGGGCAAGGAGTACAAGCTCGTCGAGCCCGAGAAGCAGCCGACGATCATCGTGCGCCCGCGCGGCTGGCACCTGCCGGAGAAGCACATCCTGGTCGACGGCGAGGAGACCTCCGGTTCCCTCGTCGACTTCGCGCTCTACTTGACCGCCTGCGGTCAGAAGCAGATCGACCGCGGCAAGGGCCCGTACTTCTACTGCCCGAAGATGGAAAGCCACCTGGAGGCTCGCCTCTGGAATGACGCGTTCGTCATCGGCCAGGACTTCCTCGGCATCCCCCAGGGCACCATCCGTGCCACCTGCCTCATCGAGACCTTCCCAGCCGCGTTCGAGATGGAGGAGATCCTCTACGAACTGCGCGACCACTCCTCCGGCCTCAACGCCGGACGCTGGGACTATCTGTTCTCGGTGATCAAGACCTACCGCACCCGTGGCGCCGACTTCATCGTGCCCGACCGCAACACGGTCACCATGACGGTGCCGTTCATGCGGGCCTACACCGAATTACTCGTGCGCACCTGCCACAAGCGTGGCGCGTCGGCGATCGGCGGCATGGCCGCCTTCATCCCGAGCAAGGACGAGGCCGTCAACAAGAACGCGTTCGAGAAGCTCAACGCCGACAAGAGCCGCGAAGCGAACGACGGCTTCGACGGTTCGTGGGTGGCGCACCCGGGCATGGTGCAGGCCTGCGACGAGGTCTTCTCCGCGAAGTTCGCCGAGGGCAAGACCAACCAGCTCGACAACCTGCGCGAGGACGTCGAAGTGACCGCCGCGCAGCTGCTCGACGTGAAGTCGACGCCCGGCGAGGTCACCGAGGCCGGTCTGCGCGCGAACATTGACATCGCGCTGCAGTACCTGCGCTCCTGGCTGGCCGGCCGCGGCGCCGTGGGCATCCACAACCTGATGGAGGACGCCGCGACCGCGGAGATCTCCCGTTCGCAGATCTGGCAGCAGATCAAGAACGAGGTCACGACGGCCGACACCGGCAAGCTCATCACCAAGGAGTTGGTGCTGGAGTTGATCGACGAGGTCATCGCCGAGCTGCCGGGCGAGGCGAGCGACTACGACGACGCCAAGGAGACCTTCCTGGAGGTGGCCGTCGCCGACGACTACGCCAACTTCCTCACCCTGCCGGCCTACGAGCGGATGCCATAG
- a CDS encoding MFS transporter: MTEASAPQTRDVDDDRTVARPQHVGLALFALALGGFAIGTTEYVTMGLLPQIADGVQISIPAAGHVVSAYALGVVIGAPLIATLAARAPRRAQLVGLMVAFAAANIASALAGSYGTLMVARFLSGLPHGAYFGIGSVVAASLVAPHRRTWAVSMMLAGLTVANIIGVPLLTVLGQHLGWQYPYVFVGLISLLCVGAVLAWVPRQPADEHASAAKELKALTRVQVWLALGIGTVGFGGMFATFSYITPTMTELAGFAESTVPLILVVYGIGMTIGATVAGRVAQFGILRGIFGSLVCISILLAVFGDLAHGKVTAVIGVFLLGFLPTILVPMLQTRLMDVAHEGQSLAAALNHSTLNAANALGAWLGSVVLDRGMGYEWPSRFGALLAVGGLFITAVSAALQRRTPA, encoded by the coding sequence GTGACCGAAGCAAGCGCCCCGCAGACCCGCGACGTCGACGATGATCGGACGGTCGCCCGACCGCAGCATGTCGGGCTCGCGCTCTTCGCGCTCGCGCTCGGCGGATTCGCGATCGGCACCACCGAGTACGTCACGATGGGGCTGCTGCCGCAGATCGCCGACGGGGTGCAGATCTCGATTCCGGCGGCCGGCCACGTCGTATCGGCGTATGCCCTCGGAGTCGTGATCGGCGCGCCGCTGATCGCCACCCTGGCCGCGCGGGCGCCGCGCAGGGCCCAACTGGTCGGCCTCATGGTGGCGTTCGCCGCAGCCAACATCGCCTCGGCGCTCGCCGGCTCCTACGGCACCCTGATGGTGGCGCGCTTCCTGTCCGGTCTGCCGCACGGCGCCTACTTCGGCATCGGTTCGGTCGTCGCGGCCTCACTGGTGGCACCGCACCGGCGCACCTGGGCGGTGTCGATGATGCTCGCCGGGCTGACCGTCGCCAACATCATCGGAGTTCCGCTGTTGACCGTGCTCGGTCAGCACCTGGGCTGGCAGTACCCGTACGTCTTCGTCGGGTTGATCTCGTTGCTGTGCGTGGGCGCGGTGCTCGCCTGGGTGCCTCGCCAGCCGGCCGACGAACACGCTTCCGCCGCAAAGGAACTCAAGGCCCTCACCCGGGTGCAGGTGTGGCTGGCGCTCGGCATCGGCACCGTCGGGTTCGGCGGCATGTTCGCCACGTTCTCCTACATCACCCCGACGATGACCGAGCTGGCCGGCTTCGCCGAGAGCACCGTCCCGCTCATCCTGGTCGTCTACGGGATCGGCATGACGATCGGTGCGACAGTGGCCGGGCGCGTCGCGCAATTCGGCATCCTGCGCGGCATCTTCGGGTCGCTGGTCTGCATCTCGATCCTGCTTGCCGTCTTCGGCGACCTCGCCCACGGCAAGGTGACCGCGGTCATCGGGGTGTTCCTGCTCGGCTTCCTGCCGACGATCCTCGTGCCGATGTTGCAGACCCGACTGATGGACGTGGCACACGAGGGTCAGTCGCTCGCGGCCGCGCTCAATCACTCGACGCTCAACGCCGCCAACGCACTGGGTGCCTGGCTCGGCAGCGTCGTGCTCGACCGGGGGATGGGTTACGAGTGGCCCAGCCGGTTCGGTGCGCTGCTCGCCGTCGGCGGTCTGTTCATCACGGCCGTGTCGGCGGCGCTGCAGCGCCGTACGCCCGCCTGA
- the lepA gene encoding translation elongation factor 4, protein MARTALQPAATPPSQIRNFCIIAHIDHGKSTLADRMLQITGVVDDRAMRAQYLDRMDIERERGITIKSQAVRMPWELDGETFCLNMIDTPGHVDFTYEVSRSLAACEGAVLLVDAAQGIEAQTLANLYLAMENDLTIIPVLNKIDLPAAQPEKYAEELAGLIGCEPEDCLKVSGKTGVGVEPLLDEIVRQIPAPVGDASAPARAMIFDSVYDTYRGVVTYVRVVDGSLNPRERIQMMSTKANHELLEIGVISPEPEPAKGLGVGEVGYLITGVKDVRQSRVGDTITSARDGATQPLGGYRDPKPMVFSGLYPIDGSDYPVLRDALDKLKLNDAALVYEPETSAALGFGFRIGFLGMLHLEIVRERLEREFDLDLISTLPSVVYEVKLDDGRTVVVTNPSEFPEGKIESITEPVVRATILAPSEFIGAIMELCQSRRGTLRGMDYLSEDRVEMRYTLPLAEIVFDFFDSLKSRTRGYASLDYEPDGEQQADLVKVDILLQGDKVDAFSTVVHRDKAYAYGVMMAGKLKELIPRQQFEVPIQAAIGARVIARENIRAIRKDVLAKCYGGDISRKRKLLEKQKEGKKRMKMVGSVEVPQEAFIAALSQDSAPEKAKK, encoded by the coding sequence ATGGCACGCACCGCGCTGCAACCAGCCGCGACGCCGCCTTCGCAGATCCGCAACTTCTGCATCATCGCGCACATCGACCACGGCAAGTCCACGCTTGCCGACCGCATGCTCCAGATCACCGGGGTCGTCGACGATCGGGCGATGCGTGCGCAGTACCTCGACCGTATGGACATCGAGCGTGAGCGCGGCATCACGATCAAGAGCCAGGCCGTGCGGATGCCGTGGGAGCTCGACGGCGAGACCTTCTGCCTCAACATGATCGACACCCCGGGCCACGTCGACTTCACCTACGAGGTGTCCCGGTCGCTGGCCGCCTGCGAGGGTGCGGTGCTGCTGGTCGACGCCGCGCAGGGCATCGAGGCGCAGACCCTCGCGAACCTCTATCTCGCGATGGAGAACGACCTCACGATCATCCCGGTGCTCAACAAGATCGACCTGCCGGCGGCCCAGCCGGAGAAGTACGCCGAGGAACTCGCCGGGCTCATCGGCTGTGAGCCCGAAGACTGCCTCAAGGTGTCGGGCAAGACCGGCGTCGGTGTCGAGCCGCTGCTCGACGAGATCGTGCGGCAGATTCCCGCGCCGGTCGGCGATGCGTCGGCTCCAGCCCGCGCGATGATCTTCGACTCCGTCTACGACACCTACCGCGGCGTGGTCACCTACGTGCGTGTGGTCGACGGCAGCCTCAACCCGCGCGAGCGGATTCAGATGATGTCGACCAAGGCCAACCACGAACTGCTGGAGATCGGCGTCATCTCCCCGGAGCCGGAACCGGCGAAGGGGCTCGGCGTCGGCGAGGTGGGCTACCTGATCACCGGCGTGAAGGACGTGCGCCAGTCGCGCGTCGGCGACACGATCACCTCGGCCCGCGACGGTGCGACGCAGCCGCTGGGTGGCTACCGCGACCCGAAGCCGATGGTCTTCTCCGGTCTGTACCCGATCGACGGTTCCGACTACCCGGTGCTGCGTGATGCCCTCGACAAGCTCAAGCTCAACGACGCCGCGCTGGTCTACGAGCCGGAGACCTCCGCGGCCCTCGGGTTCGGGTTCCGCATCGGCTTCCTCGGCATGTTGCACCTGGAGATCGTGCGCGAGCGCCTCGAGCGCGAGTTCGACCTCGACCTCATCTCGACCCTGCCGTCGGTGGTCTACGAGGTGAAGCTCGACGACGGGCGCACGGTCGTGGTGACCAACCCGTCGGAGTTCCCCGAGGGCAAGATCGAGTCGATCACCGAGCCGGTGGTGCGGGCCACGATCCTCGCGCCGAGCGAGTTCATCGGCGCGATCATGGAGTTGTGTCAGAGCCGGCGCGGCACCCTGCGCGGCATGGACTACCTGTCCGAGGATCGCGTCGAGATGCGCTACACGCTGCCGCTCGCCGAGATCGTCTTCGACTTCTTCGATTCCCTGAAGTCGCGCACCCGCGGCTACGCCTCTCTCGACTACGAACCCGACGGCGAGCAGCAGGCCGACCTGGTGAAGGTCGACATCCTCCTGCAGGGTGACAAGGTCGACGCGTTCAGTACCGTCGTCCACCGTGACAAGGCGTACGCCTACGGCGTGATGATGGCCGGCAAGCTCAAGGAGCTCATCCCGAGGCAGCAGTTCGAGGTGCCGATCCAGGCCGCGATCGGTGCGAGGGTCATCGCCCGCGAGAACATCCGGGCGATCCGCAAGGACGTGCTCGCGAAGTGTTACGGCGGTGACATCTCGCGTAAGCGCAAGCTGCTGGAGAAGCAGAAGGAAGGCAAGAAGCGGATGAAGATGGTCGGCTCCGTCGAGGTGCCGCAGGAAGCCTTCATCGCTGCCTTGTCGCAAGACTCCGCGCCCGAGAAGGCGAAGAAGTAG
- the trmB gene encoding tRNA (guanosine(46)-N7)-methyltransferase TrmB → MAQRDSGLDPVVPTTPDGRPLARTRSFTRRGGRMPDRHERAMEEHGATYLLDLPLNGTDTTLDPEYRFDKEAVFGRSAPLIVEIGSGAGDAVVHAATLHPDVDFLAFEVWRPGVAHTITKAVAASVTNLRIAIADAAWSMPLMFEPGSLHEVWTFFPDPWPKTKHHKRRMVQPSFALEVAELLEPGGVWRLATDWADYAWQMRDVVEGCAQFTNPYAGRFADPGDPDVDPEGSRGGFAPRFEDRPMTRFEKKGLRVERIVRDLAVTRL, encoded by the coding sequence GTGGCACAACGTGATTCGGGTCTCGACCCGGTTGTTCCGACGACCCCGGACGGGCGTCCGCTCGCCCGCACGCGATCGTTCACCCGGCGCGGTGGACGGATGCCCGACCGGCACGAGCGGGCGATGGAGGAGCACGGCGCGACCTACCTGCTCGACCTGCCGCTCAACGGCACCGACACCACACTCGACCCGGAGTACCGCTTCGACAAGGAGGCGGTGTTCGGTCGGTCGGCGCCGCTGATCGTCGAGATCGGGTCGGGCGCCGGCGACGCCGTCGTGCATGCGGCGACGCTTCACCCGGACGTCGACTTCCTTGCCTTCGAGGTGTGGCGGCCCGGCGTCGCGCACACCATCACCAAGGCGGTGGCTGCCAGCGTCACGAACCTGCGGATCGCGATCGCCGACGCCGCGTGGTCGATGCCGTTGATGTTCGAGCCGGGCTCGCTGCACGAGGTGTGGACCTTCTTCCCCGACCCGTGGCCGAAGACCAAGCACCACAAGCGCCGCATGGTGCAGCCGTCGTTCGCGCTCGAGGTCGCCGAGTTGTTGGAGCCGGGCGGCGTGTGGCGCCTCGCGACCGACTGGGCCGACTACGCCTGGCAGATGCGCGACGTCGTCGAAGGCTGCGCGCAGTTCACGAACCCGTACGCCGGACGGTTCGCCGACCCCGGCGATCCGGACGTCGACCCGGAGGGTTCGCGGGGCGGGTTCGCGCCGCGCTTCGAGGACCGTCCGATGACCCGCTTCGAGAAGAAGGGGCTGCGGGTCGAGCGCATCGTGCGCGATCTTGCGGTGACGCGGCTGTAG
- a CDS encoding hotdog fold domain-containing protein, translating to MASTFQLYRQIESKPLGKRAFSLAFMLKAPYFATVRPKVEVMEPHRGVVTIRKRRGVHNHIGTVHAIAVANGLEAAMGLLCEATTPKGMRWIPKGIRLDYSAKVPTDVRCEARTDMADWDKQPPFQVDVRCTAYIEDGSEVVSGVIPVWVTAKS from the coding sequence ATGGCCTCGACCTTCCAGCTGTACCGCCAGATCGAAAGCAAGCCGCTCGGCAAGCGGGCGTTCTCGCTCGCCTTCATGCTCAAGGCGCCCTACTTCGCGACCGTGCGACCGAAGGTGGAGGTCATGGAGCCACATCGCGGCGTGGTGACGATCCGCAAGCGGCGCGGCGTGCACAACCACATCGGCACGGTGCACGCGATCGCCGTCGCGAACGGTCTCGAGGCGGCGATGGGTCTGCTCTGCGAGGCGACCACGCCGAAGGGAATGCGCTGGATTCCCAAGGGGATTCGGCTCGACTACAGCGCCAAGGTGCCCACCGACGTCCGGTGTGAAGCGCGCACCGACATGGCCGACTGGGACAAGCAGCCGCCCTTCCAGGTCGACGTGCGCTGCACCGCCTACATCGAGGACGGCAGTGAAGTGGTGTCGGGCGTCATCCCGGTCTGGGTCACCGCGAAGAGTTGA
- a CDS encoding LysR family transcriptional regulator, whose translation MADRPDPAALELLVAVSDTGSVGAAARSIGMAQPNATRSLARLERQLGLDLVVRSTRGSTLTDAGTVLVDLARQALAAMDAVTESAAALRGEAAPPLAVAASQTIAEHLLPHWLSTLRTSRPSSTVAVHVHNSHDVVDDVRSGRTALGFVEEPTVPGDLHSMIVAHDEMVLVVAPHHVWAGRRRAVTADELARTALITREPGSGTRMALDEALDQQVRPHLELPSNAAVRVSVASGAAPAVLSRLAVADALSVGTLVTVPLGFDLHRPLRAVWTGSRRLSGLAADLVAIARDEGAVNSSR comes from the coding sequence ATGGCAGATCGCCCCGACCCGGCAGCCCTGGAGCTCCTGGTTGCCGTGTCCGACACCGGAAGCGTCGGCGCCGCCGCACGCTCGATCGGCATGGCACAACCCAATGCCACCCGTTCGCTCGCCAGGCTCGAACGCCAACTCGGCCTCGACCTCGTCGTGCGGTCGACTCGCGGATCGACCCTCACTGATGCGGGGACGGTGCTGGTCGATCTGGCCCGCCAGGCACTCGCGGCGATGGACGCCGTCACCGAATCGGCCGCCGCCCTACGAGGCGAAGCCGCGCCGCCGCTGGCGGTCGCGGCGAGTCAGACGATCGCCGAACATCTGCTCCCCCACTGGCTGTCGACGCTGCGCACCAGCAGGCCGAGCAGCACCGTCGCCGTGCACGTGCACAACTCCCACGACGTCGTCGATGATGTGCGATCCGGCCGCACCGCACTGGGATTCGTCGAGGAACCCACCGTGCCCGGCGACCTGCACAGCATGATCGTGGCCCATGACGAGATGGTGCTGGTCGTCGCGCCCCATCACGTATGGGCCGGCCGACGCCGCGCCGTCACCGCCGACGAACTCGCACGCACCGCCCTGATCACCCGCGAGCCGGGCTCGGGAACGCGAATGGCTCTTGACGAGGCGCTCGACCAGCAGGTGCGGCCGCACCTCGAGCTTCCGAGCAACGCCGCGGTGCGGGTGAGCGTTGCGTCCGGCGCGGCACCCGCCGTACTCAGCCGCCTTGCGGTCGCCGACGCCCTGTCGGTCGGCACCCTGGTGACGGTGCCGCTCGGCTTCGACCTGCACCGACCGCTACGCGCGGTCTGGACCGGGTCGCGGCGCTTGTCCGGCCTCGCGGCCGACCTCGTCGCTATCGCCCGCGACGAGGGGGCGGTCAACTCTTCGCGGTGA
- a CDS encoding YeiH family protein, with product MPVRTARRGAIVGALVVIVIACVATVFGRFLPVLGGPVCGIVLGLLAGVVVPRLRSSRLSAGYDFCAKQVLQASVVLLGTGLSLRQVAKVGASSLPVMLASLVVALGGATLIGRRLGVGRDVRTLIGVGTGICGASAIAASTAVMRPKKADAAYALGTIFVFNVIGVLTFPAIGHLLGMTGESFGLWAGTAINDTSSVVAAAYGFGDGAGDHAIVVKLTRSLMIIPITMVLAYLTARRSAAAASSAGSVAGGRSPVRIPLSQVVPWFLVGFVVAAAVNSGGLVPSSWHPALSSIATFGITLALTAIGLSMRPSELRRTGVRPLLLGAILSVLVASTSLGVQALTGSL from the coding sequence ATGCCTGTTCGCACCGCACGCCGGGGTGCCATTGTCGGTGCGCTCGTGGTGATTGTTATCGCCTGCGTGGCAACGGTTTTCGGTCGTTTCTTGCCCGTGCTCGGAGGCCCGGTGTGCGGCATCGTGCTGGGTCTCCTTGCCGGGGTCGTCGTGCCTCGGCTGCGGTCGTCGCGTCTGAGCGCCGGATATGACTTCTGTGCCAAACAGGTGCTCCAAGCATCGGTGGTGCTGCTCGGCACGGGGTTGTCGCTGCGTCAGGTCGCCAAGGTGGGGGCGTCGTCGCTGCCGGTGATGCTCGCCAGCCTGGTGGTCGCCCTCGGCGGCGCCACGCTCATCGGACGGCGGCTGGGGGTGGGGCGCGACGTCCGCACCTTGATCGGGGTGGGCACCGGCATCTGTGGTGCGTCGGCGATCGCGGCGAGCACCGCGGTGATGCGCCCCAAGAAGGCCGACGCGGCGTACGCCCTCGGCACGATCTTCGTCTTCAACGTGATCGGCGTGCTGACCTTCCCGGCGATCGGTCACCTGCTCGGCATGACCGGTGAGAGCTTCGGCCTGTGGGCGGGCACGGCGATCAACGACACGTCGTCGGTGGTGGCTGCGGCGTACGGCTTCGGTGACGGGGCCGGCGATCACGCGATCGTCGTCAAGCTCACCCGGTCGCTGATGATCATCCCGATCACGATGGTGCTGGCGTACCTGACCGCGCGCCGGTCGGCTGCGGCTGCTTCGTCGGCCGGGTCGGTGGCAGGTGGCCGCTCGCCGGTGCGCATTCCACTGAGTCAGGTGGTGCCCTGGTTCCTCGTCGGGTTCGTGGTCGCCGCGGCCGTCAACTCGGGCGGACTCGTCCCGTCGTCGTGGCACCCGGCCCTCTCGTCGATCGCGACCTTCGGAATCACCCTGGCGCTCACCGCGATCGGGCTGTCCATGCGTCCGTCGGAACTGCGCCGCACCGGCGTCCGTCCGTTGCTGTTGGGGGCGATCCTGTCGGTGCTCGTCGCGTCGACCAGCCTGGGCGTGCAGGCGCTGACCGGCTCCCTCTGA
- the hemW gene encoding radical SAM family heme chaperone HemW, with protein sequence MPSALPDGEPVPTDGSLPVAALESLPHKPFGVYLHVPFCWVRCGYCDFNTYTLTELGPGASVGSYADTAIREIELAARVLGDAAPAVSTVFVGGGTPTMLAADDLVRMVGALRERFGFADDVEITTEANPDSVTPDPLQVLADGGFTRVSFGMQSAVPHVLHTLERTHDPANVGRSVEAAKAAGLATSVDLIYGTPGESLDDWRTSLEAAIALEPGHISAYALVVEEGTKLAAQVRRGQVTMPDDDDEADKYELADSLLAGAGYSWYEVSNWATDPALRCRHNELYWSDANWWGIGPGAHSHVGGVRWWNRKHPAAYASVLAEGNSPGAGRELLTDTQRYEERVLLGIRRDAGLALEDLEPAGRTAVAGLIGDGLVDGPTALRDRRLVLTLRGRLLADTAVRRLLDF encoded by the coding sequence ATGCCCAGCGCGCTGCCCGACGGTGAACCCGTACCGACCGACGGAAGTCTGCCCGTCGCGGCGCTGGAGTCGTTGCCGCACAAGCCGTTCGGGGTCTATCTGCACGTTCCGTTCTGCTGGGTGCGGTGTGGCTACTGCGACTTCAACACCTACACGCTGACCGAGCTCGGCCCCGGCGCGAGCGTCGGTTCCTACGCCGACACCGCGATCCGCGAGATCGAGCTCGCTGCGCGGGTGCTGGGTGACGCGGCGCCCGCCGTCTCGACGGTGTTCGTGGGTGGAGGCACACCCACGATGCTCGCGGCGGACGACCTGGTGCGGATGGTCGGGGCGCTGCGGGAGCGCTTCGGGTTTGCCGACGACGTCGAGATCACCACCGAAGCGAACCCCGATTCGGTGACCCCCGACCCGCTGCAGGTGCTGGCGGACGGCGGCTTCACCCGGGTGTCGTTCGGGATGCAATCGGCGGTGCCGCACGTGCTGCACACCCTCGAGCGCACGCACGACCCCGCCAACGTCGGCCGCAGCGTCGAAGCGGCGAAGGCGGCCGGGCTCGCGACCAGCGTCGACCTCATCTACGGCACACCGGGGGAGTCGCTCGACGACTGGCGCACCTCGCTCGAGGCCGCAATCGCGTTGGAGCCCGGGCACATCAGCGCCTACGCGTTGGTCGTCGAGGAGGGCACCAAGCTCGCCGCCCAGGTGCGCCGCGGTCAGGTGACGATGCCCGATGACGACGACGAGGCCGACAAGTACGAGCTCGCCGACTCACTGCTGGCCGGGGCCGGCTACTCCTGGTACGAGGTGTCGAACTGGGCCACCGACCCCGCGCTGCGCTGCCGCCACAACGAGCTGTACTGGTCGGACGCGAACTGGTGGGGGATCGGGCCCGGCGCGCACAGTCACGTGGGTGGGGTGCGCTGGTGGAATCGCAAGCACCCTGCGGCGTACGCCTCGGTGCTGGCCGAGGGCAACTCGCCGGGCGCCGGACGCGAATTGCTCACGGACACACAGCGATACGAGGAGCGCGTGCTCCTCGGCATCCGTCGCGACGCCGGCCTCGCCCTCGAGGACCTCGAACCCGCCGGGCGCACCGCCGTCGCCGGGCTGATCGGCGACGGTCTCGTCGACGGGCCCACGGCCCTGCGCGATCGGCGACTCGTGCTCACCCTGCGTGGACGGCTGCTCGCCGACACCGCCGTCCGTCGGCTGCTCGACTTCTGA